A genomic region of Pseudomonas frederiksbergensis contains the following coding sequences:
- a CDS encoding phage holin family protein, with amino-acid sequence MTNEQQALAEMPIWLVIALSLVGGVSGEMWRADKDGARGWALLRRLALRSGACIVCGVSAMMLLFGAGLSIWTAGALGCLTAMAGADVAVGLYERWVAKRLDLSQAESKA; translated from the coding sequence ATGACGAACGAGCAACAGGCGCTGGCAGAGATGCCGATCTGGTTGGTGATTGCCCTGTCCCTGGTCGGTGGCGTGTCGGGCGAGATGTGGCGCGCCGACAAGGATGGGGCACGAGGCTGGGCGTTACTGCGCCGCCTCGCACTTCGGTCCGGTGCCTGCATCGTCTGCGGCGTGTCGGCGATGATGTTGTTGTTCGGCGCGGGCCTGTCGATCTGGACGGCAGGTGCCTTGGGTTGCCTGACTGCGATGGCTGGCGCCGATGTCGCGGTCGGCCTGTACGAGCGCTGGGTCGCCAAGCGACTGGACCTCAGCCAGGCCGAATCGAAGGCATGA
- a CDS encoding type I restriction-modification system subunit M produces the protein MNTENHSQTAAFLWSIADLLRGDFKQSQYGRIILPFTLLRRMECVLAPTKAEVIKQTFAQEGRPDTVREMILLRAAGQQFFNASPLNLGTLSDTQTAADLMSYVQSFSKDAREIFEHFHFEDFVQQLATANLLYQVVQRFAATDLSPDYISNFGMGIIFEELIRKFAESSNETAGEHFTPRDIVHLTTSLVITGQDGKLAPNSIVTIYDPTAGTGGFLSEGDEYIQSISDKVSVSLHGQELNPESYAICKADMLIKGQDVASIKLGNTLSDDQLAGTRFDFMLSNPPFGVEWKKVQKQITEEYSQKGFDGRFGPGLPRVSDGSLLFLLHLVSKMRSPRDGGSRIGIILNGSPLFTGGAGSGESEIRRYLLQNDLVEAIVALPTDMFYNTGIATYVWILSNHKTTERKGKVQLIDGSQHFAKMRKSLGSKRQYITDEQISELVRLYGRFEQSVQSKIFPIEVFGYRRITVERPLRLNFQTSAERIGKVLDEKTLQKLDCAAHQQLLTALQAIDASVLHRNREQFSKLLKKALAAHNVNLSASELKALLNALSERDPEADICTTKGQPEADAGLRDNENVPLGESVYDYFQREVIPHAPDAWIDASKTDVQDGEVGIVGFEIPFNRHFYVFEPPRPLEAIDHDLKVCTDRIKQMIEELSA, from the coding sequence GTGAATACGGAGAATCATTCCCAGACGGCCGCTTTCCTCTGGTCGATTGCCGACCTGCTGCGCGGGGATTTCAAGCAGTCCCAGTATGGCCGCATCATCCTGCCGTTCACCCTACTGAGACGCATGGAGTGCGTGCTGGCGCCGACCAAGGCTGAAGTCATCAAACAGACCTTCGCCCAGGAAGGACGCCCAGACACCGTACGCGAAATGATTCTGCTGCGCGCCGCTGGCCAGCAGTTCTTCAACGCCTCACCGCTGAACTTGGGCACCCTGTCCGATACCCAGACCGCTGCTGACCTCATGAGCTACGTGCAGTCCTTCAGCAAAGACGCCCGTGAAATCTTCGAGCACTTCCACTTTGAGGACTTCGTCCAGCAGCTGGCCACCGCCAACCTGCTGTATCAGGTGGTGCAGCGCTTTGCTGCCACCGACTTGAGCCCCGATTACATCAGCAACTTCGGTATGGGCATTATCTTCGAGGAGTTGATTCGCAAATTCGCGGAAAGCTCCAACGAAACTGCCGGGGAACACTTCACCCCGCGCGATATCGTGCACCTGACCACCTCGCTGGTGATTACCGGGCAGGACGGAAAACTCGCCCCTAACAGCATCGTCACCATCTACGACCCGACCGCCGGCACCGGCGGCTTCCTTTCCGAAGGCGACGAGTACATTCAGTCGATCAGCGACAAGGTTTCCGTGTCCCTGCACGGCCAAGAGCTGAACCCTGAGTCCTATGCCATCTGCAAAGCCGACATGCTGATCAAGGGCCAGGATGTAGCCAGCATTAAGCTTGGCAACACCCTCTCAGACGACCAACTGGCCGGCACCCGTTTCGACTTCATGCTCAGTAACCCGCCATTCGGCGTGGAGTGGAAGAAGGTGCAGAAGCAGATCACCGAAGAGTACAGCCAAAAAGGCTTCGATGGCCGTTTTGGGCCTGGCCTGCCACGGGTGTCCGACGGCTCGCTGCTGTTCCTGTTGCACCTGGTGAGCAAAATGCGTAGTCCGCGCGATGGTGGCTCGCGCATCGGTATCATCCTCAATGGTTCTCCACTGTTTACTGGTGGAGCCGGTTCGGGCGAGTCGGAGATTCGTCGCTACCTGCTGCAGAACGATCTGGTCGAAGCCATCGTCGCGTTGCCCACCGACATGTTCTACAACACCGGCATCGCCACCTATGTGTGGATTCTATCCAACCACAAAACTACCGAGCGTAAGGGCAAGGTGCAGTTGATCGACGGCAGCCAGCATTTCGCCAAAATGCGCAAATCCCTCGGCAGCAAACGGCAGTACATCACCGACGAGCAAATCAGCGAGCTGGTGCGCCTGTATGGCCGCTTCGAGCAAAGCGTGCAGAGCAAGATCTTCCCCATCGAGGTCTTCGGTTACCGCCGTATCACTGTCGAGCGGCCGCTTCGTCTGAACTTCCAAACCAGTGCCGAGCGCATCGGTAAGGTGTTGGACGAAAAAACTCTGCAAAAGCTCGACTGCGCTGCGCACCAGCAACTGCTAACCGCCCTGCAAGCCATCGATGCCAGCGTATTGCACCGTAACCGCGAGCAGTTCAGCAAGCTGCTGAAAAAAGCCTTGGCAGCGCACAACGTCAATCTCAGCGCGTCAGAGCTGAAAGCCCTGCTTAATGCCCTGAGCGAGCGTGACCCCGAGGCAGATATCTGCACCACTAAGGGCCAACCAGAAGCAGACGCTGGACTGCGCGACAACGAGAACGTACCGCTAGGCGAGTCGGTGTACGACTACTTCCAGCGCGAAGTTATCCCCCATGCGCCGGATGCCTGGATCGACGCCAGCAAAACCGACGTTCAGGACGGCGAGGTCGGCATCGTCGGCTTTGAAATTCCCTTTAACCGCCATTTCTATGTGTTCGAGCCACCACGCCCGTTGGAAGCCATTGATCACGACCTCAAGGTCTGTACCGATCGCATCAAACAGATGATTGAGGAGCTGTCGGCATGA
- a CDS encoding KTSC domain-containing protein, with amino-acid sequence MEMIAVRSSAMTAVGYDPATRRMKIRFEQGHSYDFCGVPSAVHQGLMAATSKGSYYNRHIRDRYQC; translated from the coding sequence ATGGAAATGATTGCCGTGCGTTCCAGTGCGATGACCGCTGTTGGTTACGACCCAGCAACGAGACGAATGAAAATCCGCTTTGAACAAGGCCACTCCTACGACTTCTGCGGCGTTCCCTCGGCAGTGCATCAGGGTTTGATGGCGGCCACATCCAAAGGCTCCTACTACAACCGGCACATACGTGATCGTTATCAGTGCTGA
- a CDS encoding type I restriction endonuclease subunit R, whose amino-acid sequence MADSKEAQFQQDIIAAMAAQGWLVGTASGYDRRTALYTEDVRGYFKEAWPERWDKFSKANPNAPEDVLVQKLVRELEQSGTLDVLRHGFKLPAVKVELCSFQPDHGMNPDTLKRYQCNRLRVVPEVSYSPHFRESDAGGQSYNPRLDLVLFVNGIPTATLELKSEFKQSVENAKRQYRYDRPIKDPLTRKPEPLLTFKRGALVHFAVSQHEVAMTTKLAGKNTFFLPFNLGSEEGGAGNPQPMDDSHYATSYLWQRLFQPDAWLKVLGRFLHLDKKTSEGFDGQFTTKESMIFPRYHQWEVVNTLINTTRAEGPGKRYLIQHSAGSGKSNSIAWTAHQLASLYGEDGQRLFNSVIVVTDRTVLDNQLQSTIYQFEHAQGVVKPITRDIGNQSKSEQLAEALAEQTRIIIVTIQTFPALFDALDKYPKLASGRYAVIADEAHSSQTGSSASKLKSILGSDAPDGDEVSAEELLDAAVQARQPNERISYYAFTATPKAKTLELFGRPADPTLPTSSSNKPEAFHLYSMRQAIEEGFILDVLRNYTTYSTAWKIAHPEGADDEVDSKKARMKLARWVRLHPYNINQKVEVIVEHFRTNIRHLLNGQAKAMVVTSSRQEAVRYQLAVKAYVQQMGYTDVHPLVAFSGSVLPDEVIPEEVTENSSLLNTGLNGRDLAKAFDTQDFNVMIAANKYQTGFDQPKLSAMYVDKKLQGVDCVQTLSRLNRTFDAKETFILDFFNEPQDILDAFLPYYTKAELTDVTDPQIIYDLQKKLDAEGVYHWAEVESFAIAFFDPKAAASKLSYYCQPGKERFAKRYDFSVESRQQALDYKRTAEANGDSAGLKKAEHALKEAGEQVDQLDLFKKNLQSFVRLYEFLSQIVPFEDRELEQLCVYAKHLYPLLRVDRLMEEDVDVSELQLTHYRLSKRAEHKLRLSEESGDYGLDPATAVGSGKAHDPEKKRLSEIIEALNDIFGAETSDDDQLHFLTGIAQRISRQEDVMAQVNNHTTEQVMHGLFPKRVLDTVLDAMTDHEKLSLEVLDNETKSRAFALVILKMLKSVATLDESGLRDT is encoded by the coding sequence ATGGCGGATAGCAAGGAAGCACAGTTCCAGCAGGATATTATTGCCGCGATGGCCGCCCAGGGCTGGTTGGTCGGCACGGCCAGCGGTTACGACCGGCGCACGGCGTTGTACACCGAAGATGTACGGGGATACTTCAAGGAGGCCTGGCCGGAGCGCTGGGACAAGTTCAGTAAGGCCAACCCCAATGCCCCGGAAGATGTGCTGGTGCAGAAGCTGGTGCGCGAGCTGGAGCAGAGCGGCACCCTGGATGTACTGCGCCACGGCTTCAAGCTGCCGGCGGTGAAGGTGGAGCTGTGCAGCTTCCAGCCCGACCATGGGATGAACCCGGATACCCTAAAGCGCTACCAGTGCAACCGCCTGCGCGTGGTGCCGGAAGTGTCCTACTCGCCGCATTTTCGTGAAAGCGATGCTGGAGGGCAGAGCTATAACCCGCGGCTGGATCTGGTGCTGTTCGTCAACGGCATCCCCACTGCCACGCTGGAGCTGAAAAGCGAGTTCAAGCAGTCGGTGGAAAACGCCAAGCGCCAGTACCGCTACGACCGCCCGATCAAAGATCCGCTGACGCGCAAGCCCGAGCCGCTGCTGACGTTCAAGCGCGGCGCCCTGGTGCATTTTGCCGTGAGTCAACACGAGGTGGCCATGACGACCAAGCTGGCGGGCAAGAATACCTTCTTCCTGCCGTTCAACCTCGGCAGCGAAGAAGGCGGTGCTGGCAACCCACAACCTATGGACGACAGCCATTACGCCACCAGTTACCTGTGGCAACGACTGTTCCAGCCCGATGCCTGGCTCAAGGTGTTGGGGCGTTTTCTGCATCTGGACAAGAAAACCAGCGAAGGCTTCGATGGCCAGTTTACCACCAAAGAGTCCATGATTTTCCCGCGCTATCACCAATGGGAAGTGGTCAACACGCTGATCAACACCACTCGCGCCGAAGGACCGGGTAAACGTTACTTGATCCAGCACAGCGCCGGTTCGGGTAAGTCCAACTCCATCGCCTGGACCGCTCACCAGCTTGCTTCGCTGTATGGGGAGGATGGCCAGCGGTTGTTCAACTCGGTGATAGTGGTCACCGACCGCACGGTGCTGGACAACCAGTTGCAGAGCACCATCTACCAGTTCGAGCACGCCCAGGGCGTGGTCAAGCCGATTACCCGTGATATTGGCAACCAGAGTAAATCCGAACAACTGGCCGAGGCGCTGGCCGAGCAGACGCGCATCATCATCGTCACCATCCAGACCTTTCCGGCGCTGTTCGATGCACTGGACAAGTACCCCAAGCTAGCCAGCGGGCGCTATGCAGTGATTGCCGACGAGGCGCATTCCTCACAAACAGGCTCCTCGGCCAGCAAACTCAAAAGCATCCTGGGCAGCGACGCGCCGGACGGGGACGAAGTCAGCGCAGAAGAGTTGCTGGACGCCGCCGTGCAGGCACGCCAGCCGAACGAGCGCATCAGCTACTACGCCTTTACCGCCACGCCCAAGGCCAAGACCCTGGAGCTGTTTGGGCGCCCGGCTGACCCGACGCTGCCGACCAGCTCCAGTAACAAGCCGGAAGCCTTCCACCTGTACTCCATGCGCCAGGCCATCGAGGAGGGTTTCATCCTCGATGTTCTACGCAACTACACCACTTATAGCACCGCTTGGAAGATCGCCCATCCGGAGGGCGCGGACGACGAGGTGGACTCGAAGAAAGCGCGCATGAAGCTGGCACGTTGGGTGCGGCTACACCCGTACAACATCAATCAGAAGGTCGAAGTGATCGTCGAGCACTTCCGCACCAACATCCGCCATCTGCTCAATGGCCAAGCTAAAGCTATGGTGGTGACCAGTAGCCGCCAGGAAGCGGTTCGTTACCAGTTGGCGGTCAAAGCTTATGTGCAACAGATGGGCTACACAGACGTGCATCCACTGGTGGCCTTCTCGGGCAGTGTATTGCCGGATGAGGTGATCCCCGAAGAGGTCACGGAAAACAGCAGCCTACTCAACACCGGCTTGAATGGCCGTGATCTGGCTAAGGCCTTCGACACCCAGGACTTCAACGTGATGATCGCGGCCAACAAGTACCAGACAGGCTTCGACCAACCCAAACTGTCCGCCATGTACGTAGACAAGAAGCTGCAGGGCGTGGATTGCGTGCAGACCCTGTCGAGGCTGAACCGCACCTTCGATGCCAAGGAAACTTTCATCCTCGACTTCTTTAACGAGCCCCAAGACATCCTCGACGCCTTTCTACCGTACTACACCAAAGCCGAGCTGACCGACGTGACCGATCCGCAGATCATCTATGACCTGCAGAAAAAGCTGGATGCTGAGGGGGTTTACCACTGGGCTGAGGTCGAGTCCTTCGCCATCGCCTTCTTCGACCCCAAGGCTGCAGCCAGCAAGCTGAGTTACTACTGCCAGCCGGGCAAGGAGCGCTTTGCCAAGCGTTATGACTTCTCCGTGGAGTCACGCCAGCAAGCGCTGGATTACAAACGCACGGCTGAGGCTAATGGCGATAGTGCTGGTCTGAAAAAGGCCGAGCATGCGCTGAAGGAAGCCGGCGAGCAGGTCGATCAGCTCGACCTGTTCAAGAAAAACCTGCAGAGCTTCGTGCGTCTATACGAGTTCCTATCGCAGATAGTGCCCTTTGAGGACCGCGAACTGGAGCAGTTGTGCGTGTATGCAAAACATCTGTACCCGTTGCTGCGGGTAGATCGCCTGATGGAAGAAGATGTAGACGTGAGCGAGCTGCAATTGACTCATTACCGCCTAAGCAAGCGTGCCGAACATAAGCTACGTCTGAGTGAAGAAAGTGGCGACTACGGGCTTGACCCGGCTACAGCCGTGGGCAGCGGAAAGGCGCATGACCCGGAGAAGAAGCGCCTGTCGGAAATCATCGAGGCGCTGAACGATATCTTCGGCGCCGAAACGAGCGACGATGACCAGCTGCACTTTCTCACCGGTATTGCTCAGCGCATAAGTCGCCAAGAGGATGTAATGGCCCAGGTGAACAACCACACGACCGAGCAGGTGATGCACGGCCTTTTCCCCAAGCGGGTACTAGACACTGTTCTGGACGCCATGACCGACCACGAGAAATTGTCGTTGGAAGTGCTGGATAACGAGACCAAGAGCCGTGCTTTTGCATTGGTGATTTTGAAGATGCTGAAATCGGTGGCAACTCTCGATGAATCCGGCTTGCGCGATACCTGA
- a CDS encoding restriction endonuclease subunit S codes for MTDLRQNLETDGIWIDEKAYRYLEKSSLVGGELLMASVGSVGLIYLMPHVDYKASLAPNMYLLKTNNSLQSKFLYWVLLSKGGQGQILQVATTTAQPKLNKDNVRSIVVAFPNIREQIQIARFLDHETARIDALIEEQLRLIELLKEKRQAVISLAVTKGLDSTVPMKDSGVEWLGEVPVHWSISPLKFLVDEKVAGPYGASLTKAMYTNSGYRVYGQQQVISDDFSIGDYYISEEKFNEMQRYTVFPGDVLVSVMGTIGRVSVVPAEVEVGIINPRLVRYKFCQSKITPEFVKILLMSLRYQSRLREESQGSTMEGLNMVILGDLPLVLPPQGVQHTVVNFVKNYDCDFNALVDQATSAAELLKERRSALIFAAVTGKIDVRGWQLPASAQARELTQEAV; via the coding sequence ATGACCGATCTACGCCAAAACCTTGAAACTGATGGTATATGGATTGACGAGAAAGCCTATAGATATCTTGAAAAGTCTTCGCTTGTAGGTGGCGAGCTACTTATGGCCTCCGTAGGCTCAGTTGGCTTGATTTATCTGATGCCACACGTTGATTACAAGGCATCACTAGCTCCCAACATGTATTTACTGAAAACCAACAATAGCTTGCAATCTAAGTTCCTTTACTGGGTCCTTTTGAGCAAGGGTGGTCAGGGTCAAATCCTCCAAGTTGCGACAACAACAGCTCAGCCGAAACTCAATAAAGATAATGTGAGATCCATCGTTGTTGCTTTTCCAAACATTCGAGAACAAATCCAAATTGCCCGTTTCCTCGACCACGAAACCGCACGCATTGACGCCCTGATCGAGGAGCAACTGCGCCTGATTGAACTGCTCAAGGAAAAGCGGCAGGCCGTGATCTCCCTCGCCGTCACCAAAGGCCTCGACTCCACGGTGCCGATGAAGGACTCCGGGGTTGAGTGGCTGGGTGAGGTGCCGGTACATTGGTCCATATCACCCTTAAAGTTTCTCGTTGACGAAAAGGTGGCTGGTCCATATGGCGCTTCGTTGACAAAGGCCATGTACACGAATTCTGGCTATAGAGTTTATGGCCAACAGCAAGTCATATCAGATGATTTCTCAATAGGTGACTACTACATTTCAGAGGAAAAATTCAATGAAATGCAGCGTTATACGGTGTTCCCAGGAGATGTACTAGTCTCGGTCATGGGGACGATTGGTCGAGTGTCTGTTGTACCTGCTGAAGTTGAAGTTGGAATAATAAATCCCAGACTAGTTCGATATAAATTCTGTCAAAGCAAGATAACTCCTGAATTCGTAAAAATATTGCTAATGAGTTTGAGATATCAGAGTAGGCTGCGAGAAGAATCACAAGGCTCAACAATGGAAGGACTTAATATGGTCATCCTTGGTGATTTGCCTTTAGTGTTGCCTCCGCAAGGCGTGCAGCATACGGTAGTCAATTTTGTTAAAAACTACGACTGTGACTTCAACGCTTTAGTTGATCAGGCTACGTCGGCAGCAGAACTCCTCAAAGAACGCCGCTCCGCCCTTATTTTCGCGGCCGTCACCGGTAAGATCGACGTGCGCGGCTGGCAGCTACCGGCCAGCGCGCAAGCCCGCGAATTAACACAAGAGGCCGTGTAA
- a CDS encoding PA0613 family protein: protein MIKAIDMALKQWAQELHSDVAAAGYSGGNMVAMMMESGGQLVRGRRGSRVPLEASLDIERILKKRLDPELMAVVQVHYCQPEASLASRLAQSGCNRNTYYQRLHDAHIVVEHFLLGEAA from the coding sequence ATGATTAAGGCAATCGATATGGCTCTGAAACAATGGGCGCAGGAACTGCACAGCGACGTCGCTGCTGCCGGCTATTCGGGCGGCAACATGGTCGCGATGATGATGGAAAGCGGTGGTCAGCTCGTGCGCGGCCGACGCGGGAGTAGGGTGCCGCTGGAAGCCTCTCTGGACATCGAGCGGATCCTCAAGAAACGTCTCGACCCCGAGCTGATGGCCGTGGTGCAGGTGCATTACTGTCAGCCAGAGGCGAGCCTGGCTTCGCGTCTGGCGCAGAGCGGCTGCAACCGCAACACCTACTACCAGCGCCTGCATGACGCCCACATCGTGGTCGAGCACTTCCTCTTGGGGGAAGCTGCTTGA